From one Esox lucius isolate fEsoLuc1 chromosome 11, fEsoLuc1.pri, whole genome shotgun sequence genomic stretch:
- the LOC105012873 gene encoding SUN domain-containing protein 1 isoform X1: MQGTEVCQVYQQNRASDRRMTMDFSRLHTYTPPQCAPENTGYTYSLSSSYSTAALEFEKEHQIAPVFDSPRMSRRSLRLQTTGGLYGNDSLADISSQNHGYSSGVSGRRESRTVRSRKQQSATNSLSLSLIQTPRKTLSFSSTNTPTAASDASLLSSTLDQSSLRQRIATATTDSHWGSDQDASLRVTSSEEHRSMGLNGGSNSKGSHSHTMLANGYICKDCSIHSERKDALTTYSSSSMFSSSSQAASAFSSSSSAGASSSSLYCADRSRRNKTGVLVSFSNTCIHHSRRVLAPVMSLVTLLFQNVLWLGTRARSHTGKGVWASLSAWSRQAVTSGASSVSWLFKQTTLHRMMGYKTDSYEGKAHSSYCGSMNVKDVVTGDGHQHFFNGSLCDDCKGKQHLETHTLDHSNTQGSWVRRHVGALWTLMTHTGSRLFQPGYFVVRAGRALGTAVQSVAQRLLSVLWLLLAAPGKTVRGLFWYLGTGWYQLVCGMSLFNVFFLTRCLPRLLRLLLFLLLFLLPLGLWFWGPSSFLGYLPVVNLTEWRSRLGSPFALSSSSLTPGLVPTPASLLEKTTAAPPFTQPQPVLPPVANVDPESLERLERVERGLALLWERVQQGDQRQEQRHGDTLAQYTLLREQLDSQTDRRSLGLWISGLLEERITVLRGELEQQGQKDASRRAQTEEQRVQQQQSQETRLAELEVLLKLLATKTEEVHLKQQQQQPEEKKTGGASPAPAPVSVSVGVDQEAHDALLAEVQRLEAELGRIRGDLQGVMGCKGKCEQLDTIQETVSAQVRQELRAAFYGSDHQGQPEIPEGLLRWLSSRYVSGTDLQALLASLELSILRNVSVQLEKGWAEARAEAEVRDSVVTKTQAVTESVQHTAATAGLSEEQVQLIVQNALKLYSQDRTGQVDYALESGGGSILSTRCSETYETRTALMSLFSVPLWYFSQSPRVVIQPDVYPGNCWAFKGSQGYLVIRLSLKILPTSFCLEHIPKALSPTGNITSAPRNFTVYGLDDEHQEEGKMLGRYIYQEDGDAMQNFPVMEKNDRAFQIIEVRVLTNWGHPEYTCLYRFRVHGEPRVP, encoded by the exons ATGCAGGGGACAGAGGTTTGCCAAGTCTACCAACAGAACAGAGCG TCTGATCGAAGAATGACCATGGATTTTTCTCGCCTGCACACATACACCCCGCCACAGTGTGCTCCGGAGAATACCGGCTATACCTACTCCCTCAG CTCCAGCTACTCCACCGCCGCCCTCGAGTTTGAGAAGGAGCATCAGATCGCGCCCGTTTTCGACTCTCCCAGGATGTCGCGGCGGAGCCTGCGTCTTCAGACCACCGGCGGCCTCTATGGCAACGACAGCCTGGCCGACATCTCCTCGCAGAACCACGGCTACAGCAGCGGAGTGTCCGGTCGTAGGGAGTCGCG GACGGTGCGGAGCAGAAAGCAGCAGTCTGCCACCAACTCGCTGTCCCTGTCTCTGATCCAGACGCCACGCAAGAccctgtccttctcctccaccaaCACCCCCACCGCGGCCAGCGACGCCTCCctgctctcctccaccctgGACCAGTCTAGCCTCCGCCAGCGAATCGCCACGGCAACCACAGACAGCCACTGGG GTTCAGATCAGGATGCCAGTCTAAGAG TGACGAGTTCAGAGGAACACCGCTCCATGGGTCTTAATGGCGGCTCCAACTCCAAAGGCTCGCACAGCCACACCATGCTCGCCAACGGTTACATCTGTAAAGACTGTTCCATACACTCGGAGAGGAAAGACGCCCTCACCAcgtactcctcctcctccatgttctcctcttcctcccaggCTGCCTCTGccttctcctcttcatcctcagcGGGGGCCTCGTCCTCCAGTTTGTACTGCGCTGACCGGAGTCGGAGGAACAAGACAG GTGTCCTGGTGTCATTCTCTAACACGTGTATCCACCACAGCAGACGAGTCCTGGCGCCCGTAATGTCCCTCGTGACACTGCTCTTCCAGAACGTTCTGTGGCTGGGCACGAGGGCCAGGAGCCACACCGGCAAAG GTGTCTGGGCGTCCCTCTCCGCCTGGTCCAGACAGGCCGTCACCTCCGGTGCCTCCAGCGTCTCCTGGCTCTTTAAGCAGaccactctccacaggatgatgggctacaagaccgaCAGCTACGAAGGCAAAG CTCACTCCAGTTACTGCGGAAGCATGAATGTGAAAGACGTGGTGACGGGAGATGGACACCAGCACTTTTTTAATGGCTCGCTGT GTGACGACTGCAAAGGGAAGCAGCACCTGGAGACCCACACACTGGACCACAGTAACACACAGGGGTCCTGGGTCCGCCGTCATGTGGGCGCTCTGTGGACCctcatgacacacacag GCTCCCGTCTGTTCCAGCCGGGTTACTTTGTGGTGAGGGCAGGACGAGCCCTGGGGACGGCAGTACAGTCGGTGGCTCAGAGACTACTGTCAGTGCTGTGGCTTCTCCTGGCCGCTCCGG gtaAAACCGTCAGAGGGTTGTTTTGGTATCTGGGGACAGGCTGGTACCAGCTGGTGTGTGGCATGTCTCTGTTTAATGTCTTCTTCCTGACCCG GTGCCTGCCCAGACTGCTGAGACTGCTGCtgttccttctcctcttcctgctGCCCCTTG GTTTGTGGTTCTGGGGTCCGTCCAGTTTCCTCGGCTACCTTCCTGTCGTCAACCTGACAGAGTGGCGCTCCAGGCTGGGGTCTCCCTTCGCCCTGTCATCGTCCTCCCTGACCCCTGGCCTGGTCCCCACCCCCGCCTCCCTCCTGGAGAAGACCACCGCCGCCCCCCCCTTCACACAGCCCCAG CCGGTCCTCCCCCCGGTGGCCAACGTGGACCCAGAGAGCCTGGAGCGTCTGGAGCGCGTGGAGCGCGGCCTGGCCCTGCTGTGGGAACGGGTGCAGCAGGGGGACCAGAGGCAGGAGCAGCGTCACGGAGACACCCTGGCCCAGTACACACTGCTGAGGGAACAGCtggacagccagacagacaggaggagcCTGGGTCTCTGGATCTCTGGCCTGCTGGAGGAGAGGATCACTGTGTTGAGAGGGGAGCTAGAGCAGCAGGGGCAGAAGGATGCCTCACGCAGGGCCCAG ACAGAGGAGCAGCGTGTTCAGCAGCAGCAGAGTCAGGAGACACGGCTAGCTGAGTTAGAAGTGCTACTGAAGCTTCTCGCTACTAAAACTGAG GAAGTGCACctgaaacaacaacagcaacagcCTGAGGAGAAGAAAACAGGAGGAGCCTCACCAGCACCTGCCCCTGTCTCTGTCAG tgtgGGTGTGGACCAGGAAGCCCATGATGCTTTGCTGGCCGAGGTGCAGAggctggaggcagagctggGCCGTATCAGGGGCGACCTACAGGGGGTGATGGGTTGTAAGGGGAAGTGTGAGCAACTGGACACCATTCAGGAAACG GTGTCGGCCCAGGTGAGGCAGGAGCTGCGGGCCGCGTTCTACGGCTCTGACCACCAGGGACAGCCAGAGATCCCGGAAGGTCTCCTCCGGTGGCTGTCGTCGCGCTACGTGAGCGGGACCGACCTGCAGGCTCTCCTGGCGTCGCTGGAGCTCAGCATCCTGAGGAACGTGTCGGTGCAGCTGGAAAAGGGCTGGGCGGAGGCCCGGGCGGAGGCCGAGGTCAGAGACTCCGTCGTCACTAAGACCCAGGCTGTTACAGAGAGCGTCCAGCACACCGCCGCCACGGCGGGACTGTCTGAGGAG CAAGTGCAGCTGATTGTCCAGAACGCCCTGAAACTCTACTCCCAGGATCGGACTGGCCAAGTGGACTATGCCCTGGAGTCTGGAG GCGGCAGCATCCTGAGCACCCGCTGCTCCGAGACCTACGAGACCAGGACAGCCCTGATGAGCCTGTTCAGCGTGCCCCTCTGGTACTTCTCCCAGTCGCCGCGCGTCGTCATCCAG CCTGATGTGTATCCGGGGAACTGCTGGGCTTTCAAAGGTTCTCAGGGTTACCTGGTCATCCGTCTTTCTCTGAAGATCCTTCCGACGTCTTTCTGCCTAGAGCACATTCCCAAGGCCCTGTCCCCGACCGGGAATATCACCAGCGCTCCGCGCAACTTCACCGTCTAC
- the LOC105012873 gene encoding SUN domain-containing protein 1 isoform X4: protein MQGTEVCQVYQQNRASDRRMTMDFSRLHTYTPPQCAPENTGYTYSLSSSYSTAALEFEKEHQIAPVFDSPRMSRRSLRLQTTGGLYGNDSLADISSQNHGYSSGVSGRRESRTVRSRKQQSATNSLSLSLIQTPRKTLSFSSTNTPTAASDASLLSSTLDQSSLRQRIATATTDSHWGSDQDASLRVTSSEEHRSMGLNGGSNSKGSHSHTMLANGYICKDCSIHSERKDALTTYSSSSMFSSSSQAASAFSSSSSAGASSSSLYCADRSRRNKTGVLVSFSNTCIHHSRRVLAPVMSLVTLLFQNVLWLGTRARSHTGKGVWASLSAWSRQAVTSGASSVSWLFKQTTLHRMMGYKTDSYEGKAHSSYCGSMNVKDVVTGDGHQHFFNGSLCSRLFQPGYFVVRAGRALGTAVQSVAQRLLSVLWLLLAAPGKTVRGLFWYLGTGWYQLVCGMSLFNVFFLTRCLPRLLRLLLFLLLFLLPLGLWFWGPSSFLGYLPVVNLTEWRSRLGSPFALSSSSLTPGLVPTPASLLEKTTAAPPFTQPQPVLPPVANVDPESLERLERVERGLALLWERVQQGDQRQEQRHGDTLAQYTLLREQLDSQTDRRSLGLWISGLLEERITVLRGELEQQGQKDASRRAQTEEQRVQQQQSQETRLAELEVLLKLLATKTEEVHLKQQQQQPEEKKTGGASPAPAPVSVSVGVDQEAHDALLAEVQRLEAELGRIRGDLQGVMGCKGKCEQLDTIQETVSAQVRQELRAAFYGSDHQGQPEIPEGLLRWLSSRYVSGTDLQALLASLELSILRNVSVQLEKGWAEARAEAEVRDSVVTKTQAVTESVQHTAATAGLSEEQVQLIVQNALKLYSQDRTGQVDYALESGGGSILSTRCSETYETRTALMSLFSVPLWYFSQSPRVVIQPDVYPGNCWAFKGSQGYLVIRLSLKILPTSFCLEHIPKALSPTGNITSAPRNFTVYGLDDEHQEEGKMLGRYIYQEDGDAMQNFPVMEKNDRAFQIIEVRVLTNWGHPEYTCLYRFRVHGEPRVP from the exons ATGCAGGGGACAGAGGTTTGCCAAGTCTACCAACAGAACAGAGCG TCTGATCGAAGAATGACCATGGATTTTTCTCGCCTGCACACATACACCCCGCCACAGTGTGCTCCGGAGAATACCGGCTATACCTACTCCCTCAG CTCCAGCTACTCCACCGCCGCCCTCGAGTTTGAGAAGGAGCATCAGATCGCGCCCGTTTTCGACTCTCCCAGGATGTCGCGGCGGAGCCTGCGTCTTCAGACCACCGGCGGCCTCTATGGCAACGACAGCCTGGCCGACATCTCCTCGCAGAACCACGGCTACAGCAGCGGAGTGTCCGGTCGTAGGGAGTCGCG GACGGTGCGGAGCAGAAAGCAGCAGTCTGCCACCAACTCGCTGTCCCTGTCTCTGATCCAGACGCCACGCAAGAccctgtccttctcctccaccaaCACCCCCACCGCGGCCAGCGACGCCTCCctgctctcctccaccctgGACCAGTCTAGCCTCCGCCAGCGAATCGCCACGGCAACCACAGACAGCCACTGGG GTTCAGATCAGGATGCCAGTCTAAGAG TGACGAGTTCAGAGGAACACCGCTCCATGGGTCTTAATGGCGGCTCCAACTCCAAAGGCTCGCACAGCCACACCATGCTCGCCAACGGTTACATCTGTAAAGACTGTTCCATACACTCGGAGAGGAAAGACGCCCTCACCAcgtactcctcctcctccatgttctcctcttcctcccaggCTGCCTCTGccttctcctcttcatcctcagcGGGGGCCTCGTCCTCCAGTTTGTACTGCGCTGACCGGAGTCGGAGGAACAAGACAG GTGTCCTGGTGTCATTCTCTAACACGTGTATCCACCACAGCAGACGAGTCCTGGCGCCCGTAATGTCCCTCGTGACACTGCTCTTCCAGAACGTTCTGTGGCTGGGCACGAGGGCCAGGAGCCACACCGGCAAAG GTGTCTGGGCGTCCCTCTCCGCCTGGTCCAGACAGGCCGTCACCTCCGGTGCCTCCAGCGTCTCCTGGCTCTTTAAGCAGaccactctccacaggatgatgggctacaagaccgaCAGCTACGAAGGCAAAG CTCACTCCAGTTACTGCGGAAGCATGAATGTGAAAGACGTGGTGACGGGAGATGGACACCAGCACTTTTTTAATGGCTCGCTGT GCTCCCGTCTGTTCCAGCCGGGTTACTTTGTGGTGAGGGCAGGACGAGCCCTGGGGACGGCAGTACAGTCGGTGGCTCAGAGACTACTGTCAGTGCTGTGGCTTCTCCTGGCCGCTCCGG gtaAAACCGTCAGAGGGTTGTTTTGGTATCTGGGGACAGGCTGGTACCAGCTGGTGTGTGGCATGTCTCTGTTTAATGTCTTCTTCCTGACCCG GTGCCTGCCCAGACTGCTGAGACTGCTGCtgttccttctcctcttcctgctGCCCCTTG GTTTGTGGTTCTGGGGTCCGTCCAGTTTCCTCGGCTACCTTCCTGTCGTCAACCTGACAGAGTGGCGCTCCAGGCTGGGGTCTCCCTTCGCCCTGTCATCGTCCTCCCTGACCCCTGGCCTGGTCCCCACCCCCGCCTCCCTCCTGGAGAAGACCACCGCCGCCCCCCCCTTCACACAGCCCCAG CCGGTCCTCCCCCCGGTGGCCAACGTGGACCCAGAGAGCCTGGAGCGTCTGGAGCGCGTGGAGCGCGGCCTGGCCCTGCTGTGGGAACGGGTGCAGCAGGGGGACCAGAGGCAGGAGCAGCGTCACGGAGACACCCTGGCCCAGTACACACTGCTGAGGGAACAGCtggacagccagacagacaggaggagcCTGGGTCTCTGGATCTCTGGCCTGCTGGAGGAGAGGATCACTGTGTTGAGAGGGGAGCTAGAGCAGCAGGGGCAGAAGGATGCCTCACGCAGGGCCCAG ACAGAGGAGCAGCGTGTTCAGCAGCAGCAGAGTCAGGAGACACGGCTAGCTGAGTTAGAAGTGCTACTGAAGCTTCTCGCTACTAAAACTGAG GAAGTGCACctgaaacaacaacagcaacagcCTGAGGAGAAGAAAACAGGAGGAGCCTCACCAGCACCTGCCCCTGTCTCTGTCAG tgtgGGTGTGGACCAGGAAGCCCATGATGCTTTGCTGGCCGAGGTGCAGAggctggaggcagagctggGCCGTATCAGGGGCGACCTACAGGGGGTGATGGGTTGTAAGGGGAAGTGTGAGCAACTGGACACCATTCAGGAAACG GTGTCGGCCCAGGTGAGGCAGGAGCTGCGGGCCGCGTTCTACGGCTCTGACCACCAGGGACAGCCAGAGATCCCGGAAGGTCTCCTCCGGTGGCTGTCGTCGCGCTACGTGAGCGGGACCGACCTGCAGGCTCTCCTGGCGTCGCTGGAGCTCAGCATCCTGAGGAACGTGTCGGTGCAGCTGGAAAAGGGCTGGGCGGAGGCCCGGGCGGAGGCCGAGGTCAGAGACTCCGTCGTCACTAAGACCCAGGCTGTTACAGAGAGCGTCCAGCACACCGCCGCCACGGCGGGACTGTCTGAGGAG CAAGTGCAGCTGATTGTCCAGAACGCCCTGAAACTCTACTCCCAGGATCGGACTGGCCAAGTGGACTATGCCCTGGAGTCTGGAG GCGGCAGCATCCTGAGCACCCGCTGCTCCGAGACCTACGAGACCAGGACAGCCCTGATGAGCCTGTTCAGCGTGCCCCTCTGGTACTTCTCCCAGTCGCCGCGCGTCGTCATCCAG CCTGATGTGTATCCGGGGAACTGCTGGGCTTTCAAAGGTTCTCAGGGTTACCTGGTCATCCGTCTTTCTCTGAAGATCCTTCCGACGTCTTTCTGCCTAGAGCACATTCCCAAGGCCCTGTCCCCGACCGGGAATATCACCAGCGCTCCGCGCAACTTCACCGTCTAC
- the LOC105012873 gene encoding SUN domain-containing protein 1 isoform X5, producing the protein MQGTEVCQVYQQNRASDRRMTMDFSRLHTYTPPQCAPENTGYTYSLSSSYSTAALEFEKEHQIAPVFDSPRMSRRSLRLQTTGGLYGNDSLADISSQNHGYSSGVSGRRESRTVRSRKQQSATNSLSLSLIQTPRKTLSFSSTNTPTAASDASLLSSTLDQSSLRQRIATATTDSHWGSDQDASLRVTSSEEHRSMGLNGGSNSKGSHSHTMLANGYICKDCSIHSERKDALTTYSSSSMFSSSSQAASAFSSSSSAGASSSSLYCADRSRRNKTGVLVSFSNTCIHHSRRVLAPVMSLVTLLFQNVLWLGTRARSHTGKAHSSYCGSMNVKDVVTGDGHQHFFNGSLCDDCKGKQHLETHTLDHSNTQGSWVRRHVGALWTLMTHTGSRLFQPGYFVVRAGRALGTAVQSVAQRLLSVLWLLLAAPGKTVRGLFWYLGTGWYQLVCGMSLFNVFFLTRCLPRLLRLLLFLLLFLLPLGLWFWGPSSFLGYLPVVNLTEWRSRLGSPFALSSSSLTPGLVPTPASLLEKTTAAPPFTQPQPVLPPVANVDPESLERLERVERGLALLWERVQQGDQRQEQRHGDTLAQYTLLREQLDSQTDRRSLGLWISGLLEERITVLRGELEQQGQKDASRRAQTEEQRVQQQQSQETRLAELEVLLKLLATKTEEVHLKQQQQQPEEKKTGGASPAPAPVSVSVGVDQEAHDALLAEVQRLEAELGRIRGDLQGVMGCKGKCEQLDTIQETVSAQVRQELRAAFYGSDHQGQPEIPEGLLRWLSSRYVSGTDLQALLASLELSILRNVSVQLEKGWAEARAEAEVRDSVVTKTQAVTESVQHTAATAGLSEEQVQLIVQNALKLYSQDRTGQVDYALESGGGSILSTRCSETYETRTALMSLFSVPLWYFSQSPRVVIQPDVYPGNCWAFKGSQGYLVIRLSLKILPTSFCLEHIPKALSPTGNITSAPRNFTVYGLDDEHQEEGKMLGRYIYQEDGDAMQNFPVMEKNDRAFQIIEVRVLTNWGHPEYTCLYRFRVHGEPRVP; encoded by the exons ATGCAGGGGACAGAGGTTTGCCAAGTCTACCAACAGAACAGAGCG TCTGATCGAAGAATGACCATGGATTTTTCTCGCCTGCACACATACACCCCGCCACAGTGTGCTCCGGAGAATACCGGCTATACCTACTCCCTCAG CTCCAGCTACTCCACCGCCGCCCTCGAGTTTGAGAAGGAGCATCAGATCGCGCCCGTTTTCGACTCTCCCAGGATGTCGCGGCGGAGCCTGCGTCTTCAGACCACCGGCGGCCTCTATGGCAACGACAGCCTGGCCGACATCTCCTCGCAGAACCACGGCTACAGCAGCGGAGTGTCCGGTCGTAGGGAGTCGCG GACGGTGCGGAGCAGAAAGCAGCAGTCTGCCACCAACTCGCTGTCCCTGTCTCTGATCCAGACGCCACGCAAGAccctgtccttctcctccaccaaCACCCCCACCGCGGCCAGCGACGCCTCCctgctctcctccaccctgGACCAGTCTAGCCTCCGCCAGCGAATCGCCACGGCAACCACAGACAGCCACTGGG GTTCAGATCAGGATGCCAGTCTAAGAG TGACGAGTTCAGAGGAACACCGCTCCATGGGTCTTAATGGCGGCTCCAACTCCAAAGGCTCGCACAGCCACACCATGCTCGCCAACGGTTACATCTGTAAAGACTGTTCCATACACTCGGAGAGGAAAGACGCCCTCACCAcgtactcctcctcctccatgttctcctcttcctcccaggCTGCCTCTGccttctcctcttcatcctcagcGGGGGCCTCGTCCTCCAGTTTGTACTGCGCTGACCGGAGTCGGAGGAACAAGACAG GTGTCCTGGTGTCATTCTCTAACACGTGTATCCACCACAGCAGACGAGTCCTGGCGCCCGTAATGTCCCTCGTGACACTGCTCTTCCAGAACGTTCTGTGGCTGGGCACGAGGGCCAGGAGCCACACCGGCAAAG CTCACTCCAGTTACTGCGGAAGCATGAATGTGAAAGACGTGGTGACGGGAGATGGACACCAGCACTTTTTTAATGGCTCGCTGT GTGACGACTGCAAAGGGAAGCAGCACCTGGAGACCCACACACTGGACCACAGTAACACACAGGGGTCCTGGGTCCGCCGTCATGTGGGCGCTCTGTGGACCctcatgacacacacag GCTCCCGTCTGTTCCAGCCGGGTTACTTTGTGGTGAGGGCAGGACGAGCCCTGGGGACGGCAGTACAGTCGGTGGCTCAGAGACTACTGTCAGTGCTGTGGCTTCTCCTGGCCGCTCCGG gtaAAACCGTCAGAGGGTTGTTTTGGTATCTGGGGACAGGCTGGTACCAGCTGGTGTGTGGCATGTCTCTGTTTAATGTCTTCTTCCTGACCCG GTGCCTGCCCAGACTGCTGAGACTGCTGCtgttccttctcctcttcctgctGCCCCTTG GTTTGTGGTTCTGGGGTCCGTCCAGTTTCCTCGGCTACCTTCCTGTCGTCAACCTGACAGAGTGGCGCTCCAGGCTGGGGTCTCCCTTCGCCCTGTCATCGTCCTCCCTGACCCCTGGCCTGGTCCCCACCCCCGCCTCCCTCCTGGAGAAGACCACCGCCGCCCCCCCCTTCACACAGCCCCAG CCGGTCCTCCCCCCGGTGGCCAACGTGGACCCAGAGAGCCTGGAGCGTCTGGAGCGCGTGGAGCGCGGCCTGGCCCTGCTGTGGGAACGGGTGCAGCAGGGGGACCAGAGGCAGGAGCAGCGTCACGGAGACACCCTGGCCCAGTACACACTGCTGAGGGAACAGCtggacagccagacagacaggaggagcCTGGGTCTCTGGATCTCTGGCCTGCTGGAGGAGAGGATCACTGTGTTGAGAGGGGAGCTAGAGCAGCAGGGGCAGAAGGATGCCTCACGCAGGGCCCAG ACAGAGGAGCAGCGTGTTCAGCAGCAGCAGAGTCAGGAGACACGGCTAGCTGAGTTAGAAGTGCTACTGAAGCTTCTCGCTACTAAAACTGAG GAAGTGCACctgaaacaacaacagcaacagcCTGAGGAGAAGAAAACAGGAGGAGCCTCACCAGCACCTGCCCCTGTCTCTGTCAG tgtgGGTGTGGACCAGGAAGCCCATGATGCTTTGCTGGCCGAGGTGCAGAggctggaggcagagctggGCCGTATCAGGGGCGACCTACAGGGGGTGATGGGTTGTAAGGGGAAGTGTGAGCAACTGGACACCATTCAGGAAACG GTGTCGGCCCAGGTGAGGCAGGAGCTGCGGGCCGCGTTCTACGGCTCTGACCACCAGGGACAGCCAGAGATCCCGGAAGGTCTCCTCCGGTGGCTGTCGTCGCGCTACGTGAGCGGGACCGACCTGCAGGCTCTCCTGGCGTCGCTGGAGCTCAGCATCCTGAGGAACGTGTCGGTGCAGCTGGAAAAGGGCTGGGCGGAGGCCCGGGCGGAGGCCGAGGTCAGAGACTCCGTCGTCACTAAGACCCAGGCTGTTACAGAGAGCGTCCAGCACACCGCCGCCACGGCGGGACTGTCTGAGGAG CAAGTGCAGCTGATTGTCCAGAACGCCCTGAAACTCTACTCCCAGGATCGGACTGGCCAAGTGGACTATGCCCTGGAGTCTGGAG GCGGCAGCATCCTGAGCACCCGCTGCTCCGAGACCTACGAGACCAGGACAGCCCTGATGAGCCTGTTCAGCGTGCCCCTCTGGTACTTCTCCCAGTCGCCGCGCGTCGTCATCCAG CCTGATGTGTATCCGGGGAACTGCTGGGCTTTCAAAGGTTCTCAGGGTTACCTGGTCATCCGTCTTTCTCTGAAGATCCTTCCGACGTCTTTCTGCCTAGAGCACATTCCCAAGGCCCTGTCCCCGACCGGGAATATCACCAGCGCTCCGCGCAACTTCACCGTCTAC